The following coding sequences are from one Verrucomicrobiia bacterium window:
- a CDS encoding N,N-dimethylformamidase beta subunit family domain-containing protein: MQSESSSSRRDFLKAAAVTAAAMGIAGEVKGQQKPKRQSDLIRKENAKEGALDWQLTRVRLDKTTGFRSPGIEGYCSHQSIKTGEELRIMVSTIPARKFMIEFFRMGYYGGRGARLMQKLGPLVSKTQLVPPVGENRLVECRWEPSATLKIPADWPSGVYLGRLTTVPESAVEPYWQSYIIFIVRDERPADVLFQCSDNTWQAYNKWPDNYSLYTDPRGAHAVGVQVSFDRPYGKYAQIFEHPLSIGSGEFLLWEFTLLYWLEQHGYDVTYCSNSDCLDAANITRCKTFLSVGHDEYWDVRQYDAVKNSIESGVNALWLCGNSVFGVTPFSPSTSGQANRILTRKGIYGGLTDAEVQEEIRVFTKDWKRAGPDESLIMGARSIVPFNGGGDWICTKPEHWIFEGTGMKKGDAIPGLIGWEHHGAPAKLPGLEVVAEGTCWRGGVTPAHWTATVHPGPKRNIVFNAATIFWTQGLSSPPGHILPWSHWSRPHGPDARVQKITENVLKRALRN, encoded by the coding sequence AAGCCGAAACGCCAATCCGATCTCATCCGGAAGGAGAATGCGAAAGAGGGGGCGCTGGACTGGCAATTGACGCGGGTGCGATTGGATAAGACGACGGGGTTTCGTTCGCCAGGGATCGAGGGGTATTGCTCGCATCAGAGCATCAAGACGGGGGAGGAATTGCGCATCATGGTGAGCACGATTCCGGCGCGGAAGTTCATGATCGAGTTCTTTCGCATGGGTTACTATGGCGGGCGTGGGGCGCGGTTGATGCAGAAGTTGGGACCTTTGGTGAGCAAGACGCAGCTGGTGCCGCCCGTGGGTGAGAATCGTTTGGTGGAATGCCGCTGGGAGCCGAGTGCGACGTTGAAGATTCCGGCAGATTGGCCGAGCGGCGTGTATCTGGGGCGGTTGACGACAGTGCCGGAGTCGGCAGTGGAACCGTATTGGCAGAGTTACATCATCTTCATCGTGCGGGACGAGCGGCCGGCGGATGTGCTTTTCCAATGCAGTGACAATACTTGGCAGGCGTACAACAAGTGGCCGGATAATTACTCGCTCTATACGGATCCGCGTGGGGCGCATGCGGTGGGTGTGCAAGTGAGCTTTGACCGGCCGTATGGGAAGTATGCGCAGATATTTGAGCATCCGCTGTCCATCGGTTCAGGCGAATTTCTGCTGTGGGAGTTTACCTTGCTCTATTGGCTGGAGCAGCATGGGTATGATGTGACGTATTGTTCGAACAGCGATTGCTTGGATGCAGCAAACATCACGCGCTGCAAAACGTTTCTGAGCGTGGGGCATGATGAGTATTGGGATGTGCGGCAGTATGATGCGGTGAAGAACAGCATCGAGTCAGGTGTGAATGCGTTGTGGCTTTGTGGCAATTCGGTGTTTGGAGTGACGCCGTTCTCGCCTTCAACGAGTGGCCAGGCGAATCGTATTTTGACGCGCAAAGGTATTTACGGCGGGTTAACGGATGCAGAGGTGCAAGAAGAGATCCGGGTGTTCACGAAGGATTGGAAGCGGGCGGGGCCGGATGAGAGCCTGATCATGGGCGCGCGCAGCATTGTTCCATTCAATGGTGGCGGGGACTGGATTTGCACGAAACCAGAGCATTGGATCTTTGAAGGCACCGGGATGAAGAAGGGAGATGCAATCCCGGGTTTGATCGGCTGGGAGCATCATGGGGCTCCGGCGAAGTTACCAGGGCTGGAGGTAGTGGCGGAAGGGACTTGCTGGCGCGGCGGAGTGACGCCTGCACATTGGACGGCGACGGTGCATCCGGGGCCGAAGAGGAACATCGTTTTCAATGCGGCCACGATCTTTTGGACTCAGGGATTGTCCAGTCCACCGGGGCATATTTTGCCGTGGTCGCACTGGAGCCGCCCGCATGGACCGGATGCGCGGGTGCAGAAGATCACGGAGAATGTATTGAAGCGGGCTTTGAGAAATTGA